The sequence below is a genomic window from Luteimonas viscosa.
GCCGGACGCGACCACCCGCCCGGACATCCCGATGCACGCGCTGGCGATGCTCAAGAACCGGCGTCCCGACGCACCGTTCGTGCCGGAGGAGGACGGCCGGCGCGGCCCGATCGGCGAGATCCTGGCGCTGAAGGAGAAAGGTCACCTGGTGGCCTACGTGGGCGACGTGGTCGGCACCGGTTCCAGCCGCAAGTCGGCCACCAACAGCGTGCTGTGGTGGACCGGGCAGGACATCCCGTACATCCCCAACAAGCGCTACGGCGGCGTCTGCCTGGGCAGCAAGATCGCGCCGATCTTCTACAACACCATGGAGGACGCCGGCGCGCTGCCGATCGAACTCGACGTGTCGAGGATGGAACATGGCGATGTCGTCGAGCTGCGTCCTTACGAGGGCAAGGCGCTGAAGGACGGCGCGGTGATCGCCGAGTTCCAGGTCAAGTCCGACGTGCTGTTCGACGAGGTCCGGGCCGGTGGCCGAATTCCGCTGATCATCGGCCGGGGCCTGACCGCCCGGGCGCGCGAGTCGCTGGGCCTGCCCGCCACGGATCTGTTCCGCCAGCCGCAGCCGCCTGCCGACAGCGGCAGGGGCTATTCGCTGGCGCAGAAGATGGTCGGACGTGCCTGCGGCCTGCCGGAAGGGCGGGGCGTGCGCCCGGGTACCTACTGCGAGCCGCGGATGACGTCGGTCGGTTCGCAGGACACCACCGGCCCGATGACCCGCGACGAACTCAAGGACCTCGCCTGCCTCGGCTTCAGCGCGGACCTGGTGATGCAGTCGTTCTGCCACACCGCGGCCTATCCCAAGCCGGTGGACGTGAAGACCCACCACACCCTGCCGGAATTCATCTCCACCCGCGGCGGCATCTCGCTGCGTCCCGGCGACGGCGTGATCCACAGCTGGCTCAACCGCATGCTGCTGCCCGATACCGTCGGCACCGGCGGCGACTCGCATACGCGTTTCCCGGTCGGCATCTCGTTCCCGGCAGGTTCGGGGCTGGTCGCCTTCGCCGCCGCCACCGGGGTGATGCCGCTCGACATGCCGGAAAGCGTGCTGGTGCGCTTCAAGGGCGAACTGCAGCCGGGCGTGACCCTGCGCGACCTGGTCAACGCGATCCCGTACTACGCGATCAAGGCCGGCCTGCTCACCGTCGCCAAGCAGGGCAAGAAGAACGTCTTCTCCGGCCGCATCCTCGAGATCGAGGGCCTGCCGCAGCTGAAGGTGGAGCAGGCCTTCGAACTGTCGGACGCCTCGGCAGAACGTTCGGCTGCCGGCTGCACGGTGCGCCTGGACAAGGCGCCGATCATCGAATACCTGACCAGCAACATCACCCTGCTGAAGTGGATGATCGCCGAAGGGTATGCGGATGCGCGTTCACTCGCGCGCCGCATCGCGAAGATGGAGGAGTGGCTGGCCGACCCGCAGTTGCTCGAACCTGATGCCGACGCGGAGTACGCGGCGGTGATCGAGATCGACCTGGCCGACGTGCACGAGCCGCTGCTGGCCTGCCCGAACGATCCGGACGACGTGAAGTCGCTGTCGGAGGTCGCGGGCACGAAGATCGACGAGGTGTTCATCGGTTCGTGCATGACCAACATCGGCCACTTCCGCGCCGCGGCGAAGCTGCTGGAAGGCAAGCGCGACATTCCCACGCGTCTGTGGGTCGCGCCGCCCACCCGGATGGACGCCAGCGAGCTCACCAAGGAAGGCCACTACGGCACCTTCGGCAGCGCCGGCGCGCGCATGGAGATGCCGGGCTGCTCGCTGTGCATGGGCAACCAGGCGCAGGTGCGCGAGGGCGCGACGGTGTTCTCCACCTCCACGCGCAACTTCCCGAACCGGCTGGGCCGCAACGCCAACGTGTTCCTCGGCTCGGCCGAACTCGCGGCGATCTGCTCGCGCCTGGGCCGGATCCCGACCAGGGCCGAGTACATGGCCGACATCGGCGTGATCAACGACCAGGGCGCGGAAATCTACCGCTACATGAACTTCGACCAGATCGAGGAGTATCGCGGCACCGCCGAGCCTGCCGCCGCGTAGGCGGCACCGGGCCGGGAAGCGAAGGCGCTTCCCGGCCATTCGCCTCGCCGTCGCCCGCCAACGCGCTGCCTGCGTATCCCCGACGCCCGGTGACGCAAGAACCACAGCGGCGCGTACGGGTTGCCATGCCGCCCTCGTCGCGGAACACGCCAGGACCCATGAAGCCGATACATGCGCTCTCACCGGCCGGAAAGGCCTTCGCGGCCGTCGCGCTGATCGAGGCCGCGACATGGGCGGGCCTGCTGCTCGGCATGTTCCTCAAGTACGTCACCGCGACCACCGATCTCGGTGTCTGGCTGTTCGGCCGGCTGCATGGCGCAGCCTTCATGCTCTACGTGGGGGTCTCCGTCGTCGCGGGCCTGCGCTTGCGCTGGCCGCTCTGGGCCCTGCTGGTGGCGCTGGCGGCGGCGGTGCCGCCGCTGGCGACGCTGCCCGTCGAGTACTGGTTCCGCCGCCGGGGGCTGCTGTCGGACTCCTGAGCGGTCGAGCCGTTGCGGTCGCCGGCGAGTGGCCGGCGAGTGGCTGGCTCAGTCCAGCCAGCCCTCGATCGACTGCTGCAGCGCGCGCTTGCGCAGGAACAGGTCCCACACGCTGCCGCCGAGCTGGCGCCACAGCACCGCAGAGCGCAGGGCGGCGAGCAGGATGGCGCGGATCTCGGCGACCACGCCGGCCTGTCCGAGGTAGTGCGGATTGCCCTGGACCATCACCTTCGGACGCAGGTGGCTGACGGTTTCGGCGTAGAGGCTGCCGAGGGCGGACAACACCTCCGGGTGGCTGCTGCCCAGCTGGTCGGCCTTCGGCTTGAGTTCGAGGATGCCCTCGTGCACGCGGTCGGCGACGGCTTCGCTGGCCACGAAGCGGCGTTCCAGCTGGGTCACCGACAGCGCCAGCTTCGGCAATTGCGGGTCGTCGCCCTGGTTGTCGAGGTAGTCGCGCAGCAGCAGCAGGCCGGGGCGGACATTGGACGCGCCGCCGTAGACCTCCTCGGGCGAGGCGGCGTCGATGCGGAACACGCTCTCGAGCGAGGTGGTCAGCACGGTTGCGTCGGCCTGTCCGGTTTCGGCGATGCGCCGCACCTGCTTGAGCGCCTGCACGAGGCCGGCGAGGGCGAGGACGCGGTCGTCGTTCATGCCGCCGCCCCGCGCAGTTGCCGTTCCAGCGGGGCGTCGGTTTCGGCGATGACAGCGCCGCCGAGGCAGGCCTCGCCGTCGTACAGCACCACCGACTGGCCCGGGGTCACCGCACGTTGCGGATTGCGGAACACGATCGCGAGACGTCCCGTGGATTCATCGATGCTCACCTGGCAGGGTTCCTCCGGTTGCCGGTAACGGGTCTGGGCGGTGCACTCGAACCTGCGCGCCGGCGGCGTGCCGCCGATCCAGTGCGCCGGCTCGCTCCACAACCGCGTCGACATGAGATGGGGGCTGTCGCTGCCCTGGTCAACCACCAGCACGTTGCGTTCGACGTCCTTGCCGACCACGTACCACGGCGCGGCGTCGAAGCCGCGCACGCCGCCCAGTTGCAGGCCCTCGCGCTGGCCGAGCGTGAAGTAGAACACGCCGGGATGGCGCCCGACCACGCGGCCGTCGGGCGCGCGCATCTCGCCCTCGCGCGCGGGCAGGTAGCGCGACAGGAATTCGCGGAAATCGCGCTCGCCGATGAAGCAGATGCCCGTCGAATCGCGCTTGTCCGCCGTCGGCAGGCCGGCCCTGCGCGCGATCGCGCGCACGTCGGCCTTGGGCAGGTCGCCGAGCGGAAACAGCGTCGCGGCCAGCTGCTCCTGGCCGAGCTGGTGCAGGAAATAGCTCTGGTCCTTGCCGCGGTCGGCCGCGCGCAGCAACTGCCAGCGCCCGTCCGCGTGCGCGATGCGCGCGTAGTGGCCGGTGGCGATGCGCTCCGCGCCGAGACCGCGCGCGGCCTCGAGGAAGTGCTTGAACTTGATCTCGCGGTTGCACAGCACGTCCGGGTTGGGCGTGCGCCCGGCGGCGTATTCGGCGATGAAATGCTCGAACACCCCGCTCCAGTACTCGGAGGAAAAATCGCGGAAATGGATCGGGATGCCGAGCCGGCCGCAGACCGCGACCGCGTCGCGGCGGTCGTCCTCGGCGCGGCACTCGCCGCTGCCGGCCGCTTTCGGCGTCCTGCCTGCGGCGGCACTCGCGCTGTCCTGCGCATCGTCGTCCGCCCAGTTCTGCATGAACAGGCCGGCGATCGATTCGCCGGCATCGCGCAACAGCAGGGCGGCGACCGAGGAGTCAACCCCGCCCGACATGCCGACGATGACCTCCGGCGAGCTCATTCCAGCTGCGAGACCAGCGACAGCGGGTGGCGGCGCCCGGCCAGGTGGTCGGCCACCGCCCGCCACACCAGCGGACTGCGGTGGCGGTCGGCGGCGGCGCGCAGTTCCGAGGGCGTCATCCACACCGCGCGCACGATGCCCTCGTCCAGCGGCTGCGCCGGATCATGCGCCAGCGGCTCGGCGGCGAAGGCGAAGCGCAGGTAGTGGCGCCCCTCGTCTTCCCCCGGCCGCGCAGGCGCCTTCCACTGGTAGGCACCGATGAACGCGGTCAGCCGTACGTCCCAGCCGGTTTCCTCGCGGGTTTCGCGCAGCGCGGCATCCAGCAATGTCTCGTCAGGCTCGAGGTGGCCGGCAGGCTGGTTCAGCACCAGTTGGCCCTGGACGCGTTCCTCCACGCACAGCAGCCGGCCGTCGTCGATTACCACCGTGGCCACGGTGACGTCGGGCTGCCAGAAGCGGCCTTCGCGGTAGCTCATCCGGGCCGGTATCCGGTCACAGCTCGTCCCGGTCGCCGCTGAGCTCGATTTCCTTGTTGTCCGCGACCTCGGCCACGATGTCCAGTGCCGCTTCCAGTTGCGTGGCGTCGACGTTGTCGGGCAGCTTGATGACGAAATACAGCACGTCGCCGCCGATCTCCCAGCTTCCGTACTTCTGCCGCCGGCTCTCTTCCAGCAGCGCCAGCGCCCGGGCGCCGTCGATCCCGTCCTTGCCCACCCAGGCCGCGGGGGCGAACACCTCGCGGACCTGGAAGCCGGCGATGCTCTCGGTCCGCCCGGCCACGAAGGCGAGCTGGGTCCGGCCTTCGTCCGCGTAGTTGTAGGTGACGCGGTAGTCGCCATCCTCGTCGACCGTGTACTGGATGCCGCGCGCGTCCAGCCGCGAGGCGACCGCCGGATCCTCGGCCCAGGCCTGGAAGGGGGGCAGGGCAGTCAGCAGCAGGCAGCAGGCGGTCAGTCGGGTGCGGCGATGCATCGATGGGATCCCCAGGGTCTTGGAGCGCGGATTGTCTCGCGCCGGACGCCGGATCGTCCATGCCATGCGGCGTGGACCCCCGCTCATGCGCCCTTCGTATAATGGGCCGATGACCCGCAAGCACGCCCCCGAACACGAACACGGCACCGTCGTCGAAACCGGCAAGCCGGAACTGGCGCGGCCGCCGCTGTACTCCGTCCTGCTGCTGAACGACGACTACACCCCGATGGACTTCGTGGTCGACGTCCTGGTCCGGTTCTTCGCCCTCGACCTGGAGAAGGCCACCCAGGTCATGCTCCACGTCCACACCCGGGGGCGGGGGGTGTGCGGGGTCTACAGCCGCGAGGTGGCGGAGTCCAAGGTCGCGCAGGTGAACGAATATTCCCGGCTCAACCAGCACCCCTTGCTCTGCACCATGGAAAAGGCCTAAAAGGGAGCCAGGCCGGGGCATGGAAAAGCCGGAACGCGGCCCCATCTAGGTCGCAGTTCCCCGGAGGTTGCCTCCCCATGTTCAGCAAGGATCTCGAGTACAGCATCGGCCAGTGCTACAAGCGCGCCCGCGAGGCGCGCGACGAGTACATGACGGTCGAGCACCTGCTGCTTGCACTGCTCGACAACCCGTCCGCCGAAGCCGTGCTCAAGGCCACCGGCGCGGACTTCCACCGCCTGCGCAGCGACCTCGAGCAGGCGATCCTGACTTCGGTCTCGAAGCTGCCCGACGACGACGGCCGCGACACCCAGCCCACGCTCGGCTTCCAGCGCGTGCTGCAGCGGGCGGTCTACCACGTCCAGTCCTCGGGCAAGAAGGAGGTCACCGGCGCCAACGTGCTGGTGGCGATCTTCGGCGAGAAGGACTCGCACGCGGTCTATTTCCTCAACCAGCAGGACGTCACCCGGCTGGACGTGGTCAATTACATGTCGCACGGCATCGCCAAGAGCGGCGGCGAAGACCCGGGCCATCCCGGCGAGGACGCGGCCGCGCGCGGCGAGGGCGCCGAGGGCGAGGCCAAGGGCGACGCCCTCGGCGACTACGCCACCGACCTCAATGCGCTGGCGAACGAAGGGCGCATCGATCCGCTGGTCGGGCGCGCCGAGGAGATCGAGCGCACCATCCAGGTGTTATGCCGCCGGCGCAAGAACAATCCGCTCTACGTCGGCGAGGCCGGCGTGGGCAAGACCGCGATCGCCGAAGGCCTGGCGCGGCGCATCGTCGACGGCGAAGTCCCGGAAGTACTGGCCGATGCGACGATCTATTCGCTCGACCTCGGTGCGCTGGTCGCCGGCACCAAGTACCGCGGCGATTTCGAGAAGCGCCTGAAGGCGGTGCTCAGCGCGATCAAGAAGCATCCCGGCGCGATCCTGTTCATCGACGAGATCCACACCATCATCGGCGCCGGTTCTGCCTCCGGCGGCACCATGGACGCCTCGAACCTGATCAAGCCGGCGCTCGCCTCGGGCGACCTGCGCTGCATCGGCTCGACCACGTTCCAGGAATACCGCGGCATCTTCGAGAAGGACCGCGCGCTGGCGCGCCGCTTCCAGAAGATCGACATCGTCGAGCCGACGGTGGGCGAGGCCTACGAGATCCTGCGCGGCCTGAAGGGCAAGTACGAAGAGCACCACGACGTGCTCTACGAGGACGATGCCCTGCGCGCCGCGGTCGATCTGTCGGTCAAGCACATCGGCGACCGTCTGCTGCCGGACAAGGCGATCGACGTGATCGACGAGGCCGGTGCGCGCCAGCGGCTGCTGCCCGACGATGTACGCAAGACGCTGATCGACGTCGAGGAGGTCGAGGCGATCGTGGCCAAGATGGCGCGGATCCCGACCAAGCAGGTCAGCGCCTCGGACAAGGACGTGCTCGAGCACCTCGAGCGCAACCTCAAGATGGTGATCTTCGGCCAGGATCCCGCGATCGAGACGCTGACTTCGGCGATCAAGCTCGCGCGCTCGGGGCTGGCCAATCCCGACAAGCCGATCGGCAACTTCCTGTTCGCCGGCCCCACCGGCGTGGGCAAGACCGAGGTCACCAAGCAGCTCGCGCTGCAGCTCGGGATCGAGCTGGTGCGCTTCGACATGTCCGAGTACATGGAGCCGCATTCGGTGTCGCGCCTGATCGGCGCGCCCCCGGGCTACGTCGGCTTCGACCAGGGCGGCCTGCTGACCGAGAAGATCGTCAAGACGCCGCACTGCGTGCTGCTGCTGGACGAGGTGGAGAAGGCGCACCCGGACATCTTCAACATCCTGCTGCAGGTCATGGACCGCGGGGTGCTCACCGACACCAACGGCCGCGAGGCGAACTTCCGCAACGTGATCCTGGTGATGACCACCAACGCCGGTGCGGCGCAGGCGGCGCGGCGCTCGATCGGCTTCACCCGTCAGGACCACAGCACCGATGCGATGGAAGTGATCCGCAAGGGCTTCACGCCGGAGTTCCGCAACCGGCTCGATGCGATCGTGCAGTTCCAGGCGCTGGGCATGGACCACATCCTGCGCGTGGTGGACAAGTTCATGATCGAACTCGAAGCGCAGCTCCACGAAAAGGACGTTAGCCTGTCGGCGACGCCGGCGGCGCGCGACTGGCTGGCGGCGCACGGCTTCGACCCGCTGATGGGCGCGCGGCCGATGGCGCGGGTGATCCAGGACAAGGTCAAGCGCCCGCTGGCCGACGAGCTGCTGTTCGGCAAGCTGGTCAACGGCGGCCGCGTCACCGTGGACGTGCGCGACGACGAACTGGTCGTCGAGGCGTTCGCCGAGCCGGAAAAGCTGCTGCCGGCCACCGTCGAGTAACGCGTCTCTTTCGATAGGCAAAGGGCGGCCGCTGGCCGCCCATTTTGATTCCGGGCGTGTCTTGGCAGCATCCAGCTGCGTCGACCCCTATCCGTGGCGCCGGGCTGACGCCTCGTTCCGGCGACAGGGGGCCGCTTTTCCCTCGGTCAGGGCTCCTGCCCTGACTCGGGCGCGCGCCATCCATGGCGCGCTCGTCGCGGCCCCCTGCCGCCGGAACGAGTCTCATCGCCGATTCGCTTGCGCGTCTCCGGCGTCTCCCACTACAAACCGCCGAGGCGTAGATCCCGGCTCCCTGGATTTTCGACGAGGGTCACCTGAGGCCACTTCAAGTCAGGAGCATCGCTCTTGTTGCCGAAGGAGGTGTGCCTTAAATGCCATGCCGCAGCGCCCCGCCCCAGGGTCGCGCAAGCGGTACAGGGATGTGCCGCGGCCGCGAGTGCGGACAAGGACGTCTGCCCGAGCGGTGCGCGACCCTGGGGCGGGGCGCTGCGGCCCATCCGACGCCGCGGCTCCGGCGTTTCAGACTGCACCCGGGACAGGGGCCCGAGAAAAAGCCCGGGCGCCGTCCACGCCTCAGGCCTTTTTCCGCGCCTCGATCCACTGGTCCACGCGCCGTTCCAGCAGCTCCATCGGCAGCGCGCCGCCGCCGAGCACCGCGTCGTGGAAGCCGCGGATGTCGAAGCGCTCGCCCAGTTCCGATTCCGCATTCCGGCGCAGTTCCTGGATCCGGATCATGCCGATCTTGTAGGCCGTCGCCTGGCCCGGCCAGGTGATGTAGCGCTGGACCTCGGAGCGGATCGATGCTTCCGGGATCGCGGTGTTGGCCTTGAAGTAGTCCACCGCCTGCTGCTCGGTCCAGCCCTTGGCGTGCAGGCCGGTGTCGACCACCAGCCGCACCGCGCGCCACAGCTCGGAGCTCAGCCGGCCGTACTCGGAGTAGGGGTCCTGGTAGGTGCCCGGCATCTCCTTGGCCAGCCATTCCGAATACAGGCCCCAGCCCTCGGAATAGGCGGTCGAGCGCGCCTGGGTGCGGAACTCGGGGATCCCGGTCAGCTCCTGCGCGATCGAGATCTGCATGTGATGGCCCGGCAGCCCCTCGTGATAGGCGATGACCTCCAGCTCAGGCTTGGGCATGGCGTTCATGTCCGCCAGGTGCGCGTAGTACACGCCCGGGCGCGAGCCGTCCGGCGTTCCGGGGAAGTAGTGCTGCGCCGCGCCCGGCTGTTCGCGGAACGGTTCGACCCGCTTGACCACCAGGTCCGCCTTCGGCAGCAGGCCGAAGTACTGCGGCAGCACCTTCTTGATGTTGCCGATCGCGGCCGTGGCCTCGTCGATGTAGGCCTGGCGGCCTTCGTCGGTGTCGGGAAACTTGAACTTCGGGTCGGTCGAGATGTGGGCGAAGAACGCCTGCAGGTCGCCGTCGAAGCCGACCCTGTCCTTCAGCGCCTCCATCTCCCCGTGGATGCGCTTCACCTCATCCAGGCCGATCTGGTGCACCTGGTCGGCGGTGAGGTCGGTGGTGGTGTGCATGCGCAACTGATGGCGATAGTAGTCGGCGCCATTGGGCTGGGTGCTGCCGACGCCGCTCGGGTTCTCGGCCGCGTTGCTGCGATCGGCTTCGGCCCAGGCGATCAGCTCGGCGTACGGCGGCTGCACGTGCGCCACCAGCGCGGCGCGGGCCTGCGACTTGAGCTCGTCCGCGCGCGCGGCATCGATCTTGCCGGCCTTGACCAGCGCGTCGGCCTTGGTCTGCAGGTCCGCCCACAGCGCGGAATCCGCGCCCTCGCCGAACGGCGCCCCGCTCACGACCTTGCGCGCCTCGGTCAGCACGCCGTCGTAGGCGAAACGCGGCATGCGGTAGCCGGCTTCGGCGTTGCGCTTCGCGCGTTCGAGCATCTGGCCGAAGGCGCGCGGCACCGCCTCGACGCGCTTGAGGTAGGCGAGATAGTCGGACTCGTCCTCGACCTTGTGGAAATTGATCAGGAAGGTCGGCAGGAACGATTGCGCGCCCTGCATCTGGTTGAACACGTACACGTTGTCGCGGAACTGCGCGGTGTCGCGGGCCACCTCGTACTGCAGCTTCCACAGGTCGTAGGACAGCTTCGCCTCGTCGTCGAGCGTGTCGTAATCGAAGCTCCTCTCCAGCTCCTCGACACTGGCCTTGCGCCAGGCCAGCTGTCGTTCTTCGGCCTCCTCGGACATGTCGTCGAGCTGGTCGTACAGCTCCTTGCGGCCGAGGAAGGTCATCGTGATCGGGCTGAAGCGCAACTGCTCCTGGTATTTCTCTGCAAACCAGGCATCGAGGCGTTGCGCCTGCGACGTGGCGCTGTCCGCAGCGGGCGTGGGAGCAGGCGCATCCTGCGCCAGGACGCCGCCGCCCGCGAGTGCGAGGGCAATGGACAGGGCGAGGGTTCGGGCGGCTACGGGAACGCGCATTCGGGAATCTCCGGGCTCAGGTGCCCGAAGGATAGGTCCGTTGCGTTGGTCGCGCATGTGAAGATCAGCACATGCGCCGGGCCGGGCCGGGCGGGGCGTCGGGCGGCGTGGCGCGCCCGCGCGCGACCTACTTCATGCGGTAGGTGATGCGACCCTTGGTCAGGTCGTAGGGCGTCATCTCGACCTTGACCTTGTCGCCGGTCAGGATGCGGATGTAGTTCTTGCGCATCCGTCCGGAGATGTGCGCGATGATTTCGTGGCCGTTCTCCAGCTTCACCCGGAACATGGTGTTCGGGAGGGTCTCGGAGATCGTGCCTTCGAATTCGATGACGTCGTCTTTCGCCATGCGTCCTGTTGCCGGTGTGGAGGGTGCGACGGTTGTGCCGCAATGAAGCAGACCATTCTGCCACGCAGCCCGGGCCGATGCAAAAAGCCGGCAGGCCGACCCTCGGGTCATTCAGACAGGCGCGAGACCGGAAGCATGCCGAAGGCCCCGGTCCACGGGCCGGGATCCGCCGGCGCCGCGACCAGGGGCGCGAGTTCGCCCAGGAAGCGGGCGCGCGGCATGCGCTCCGCGCCCAGGCCGACCAGGTGCGCGTTCTCGACCTGCGCGTCGACCAGCGGCCAGCCGCGCGCATGCAGCCAGTGCGCGAGCGCGGCCAGCGCCGCCTTGGAGCCGCCGGAGGCATCGCTGAACATGCTTTCGCCGAAGAACATCCGCCCGATGGCGACGCCGTAGATGCCGCCGACCAGCGCCGCATCGGGCGACGGACCATCGAACACCTCGACGCTGTGCGCATGCCCCAGCTGGTGCATGCGCCGGTAGGCTGCCTGCATGGCCGGGGTGATCCAGGTTCCGGCCTGCCCGCGACGCGGCGCGGCGGCGCAGCGTTCGACCACCTGCGCGAACGCGGTATCGGCGCGCGCCACCCAGGGCGAGCCGCGCAGCGTGCGGCGGAACCGGGAAGACAGGCGGACGCCATCCGTGCGGAACACCAGCCGCGGATCCGGCGACCACCACAGGATCGGCTGGCCTTCCGAGTACCAGGGAAAGATGCCGTGGCGGTAGGCGTTGAGCAGCCGCGCGGGCGACAGGTCGCCGCCCAGCGCGAGCAGGCCGTCGGGACGGCGCAATGCGCTGTCGGCCGCCGGGAACGGGGCGCTCGGGTCTGCATCCAGTCGCGGCACGCGGAGGGTCATCTCCGCATTGTAGGAGCGCCTTCAGGCCCGGGCGTAAGCCTGCCTCGCGAAAGGAGCAGGGCGGAGTGATGCCGGAATCGAGCGAGTGCGGCTGTGTTCCGCTCGCCGGACGTCCCGGACTGCGCCTGGAGGTGTCGCTACGGCTCCCGGAACGGTGAGCGCTGGTCCAGCCAGGCCTGGTTGCGCTGGACCACGCCCCGCTCCTCGGCGCACCAGGGCGCCAGCGCCTCGCGGAACCGCGGATCGGCGATCCAGTGGCGGCTGCGGACCAGGGTCGGCAGGAAGCCGCGCGCGATCTTGTGTTCGCCCTGGGCGCCCGGCTCGAACGCGCGCAGGCCTTCGCGCAGGCAGTAGTCGATGCCCTGGTAGTAGCAGGTTTCGAAATGCAGCCCGGGCGCGACCACGGCCGCGCCCCAGTAGCGTCCGTAGAGCGTGTCGCCGCTGCGCAGGCACAGCGCGCCCGCGATCGCCTCGCCATCGAGTTCGGCGAGGAAGATCACCAGTTGCCGCGGCAGCGCCCTGGCCAGGTGCCGGAAGAACGGCAGCGTCAGCGCCGGCGAGTTGCCGTACTCGGCGAAGGTCTGCAGGTAGAAGCGGTGCATCGTCGCCAGGTCCGCCTCGCTGGCGTCGGCACCGTGCACGGTGCGCAGTGCGATGCCCGCGCGCGACACCTTCGCGCGTTCCTGGCGGATGTTCTTGCGGTGCTTGTGGTCCATCGCCGCGAGGTAGTCGTCGAACGTGCGCCATCCGGCCTCGTTGCGCCAGTGGTACTGCAGGTCGATGCGCGCGAGCCAGTCCTCGCCGAAGGCGTCGTC
It includes:
- a CDS encoding DUF885 domain-containing protein; the protein is MRVPVAARTLALSIALALAGGGVLAQDAPAPTPAADSATSQAQRLDAWFAEKYQEQLRFSPITMTFLGRKELYDQLDDMSEEAEERQLAWRKASVEELERSFDYDTLDDEAKLSYDLWKLQYEVARDTAQFRDNVYVFNQMQGAQSFLPTFLINFHKVEDESDYLAYLKRVEAVPRAFGQMLERAKRNAEAGYRMPRFAYDGVLTEARKVVSGAPFGEGADSALWADLQTKADALVKAGKIDAARADELKSQARAALVAHVQPPYAELIAWAEADRSNAAENPSGVGSTQPNGADYYRHQLRMHTTTDLTADQVHQIGLDEVKRIHGEMEALKDRVGFDGDLQAFFAHISTDPKFKFPDTDEGRQAYIDEATAAIGNIKKVLPQYFGLLPKADLVVKRVEPFREQPGAAQHYFPGTPDGSRPGVYYAHLADMNAMPKPELEVIAYHEGLPGHHMQISIAQELTGIPEFRTQARSTAYSEGWGLYSEWLAKEMPGTYQDPYSEYGRLSSELWRAVRLVVDTGLHAKGWTEQQAVDYFKANTAIPEASIRSEVQRYITWPGQATAYKIGMIRIQELRRNAESELGERFDIRGFHDAVLGGGALPMELLERRVDQWIEARKKA
- the infA gene encoding translation initiation factor IF-1, with amino-acid sequence MAKDDVIEFEGTISETLPNTMFRVKLENGHEIIAHISGRMRKNYIRILTGDKVKVEMTPYDLTKGRITYRMK
- the aat gene encoding leucyl/phenylalanyl-tRNA--protein transferase, which produces MTLRVPRLDADPSAPFPAADSALRRPDGLLALGGDLSPARLLNAYRHGIFPWYSEGQPILWWSPDPRLVFRTDGVRLSSRFRRTLRGSPWVARADTAFAQVVERCAAAPRRGQAGTWITPAMQAAYRRMHQLGHAHSVEVFDGPSPDAALVGGIYGVAIGRMFFGESMFSDASGGSKAALAALAHWLHARGWPLVDAQVENAHLVGLGAERMPRARFLGELAPLVAAPADPGPWTGAFGMLPVSRLSE
- a CDS encoding GNAT family N-acetyltransferase, which translates into the protein MAAVRLLDTLATVAPRDWDALRGNDDPFVSHAFLHGLEAHGCLREDWGWNPHHLTLWEGDALVAAAPAYIKTNSHGEFVFDHAWAHAYARHGLDYFPKLLCAVPYSPVTGPRLLAPDAARRRALADALVAETRRLDLSSAHVNFHGAADDDAFGEDWLARIDLQYHWRNEAGWRTFDDYLAAMDHKHRKNIRQERAKVSRAGIALRTVHGADASEADLATMHRFYLQTFAEYGNSPALTLPFFRHLARALPRQLVIFLAELDGEAIAGALCLRSGDTLYGRYWGAAVVAPGLHFETCYYQGIDYCLREGLRAFEPGAQGEHKIARGFLPTLVRSRHWIADPRFREALAPWCAEERGVVQRNQAWLDQRSPFREP